The Littorina saxatilis isolate snail1 linkage group LG1, US_GU_Lsax_2.0, whole genome shotgun sequence nucleotide sequence TCAttcagggttgttttctttaataagactactttcaACGCTCGTTTGTGTAATCTAATTATAGGTTTTAGTGAATTATCACttgccgagagagagagagagagagagagagagagagagagagaaagagagagagagagagaaagatagagagagagagaaagacagagaaagacagagaaagagagagtgagagagtgagagtgagagagtaagagagacaacgagagagagagtgagagagaattgaattgaactttatttgacaaggattaagatttgaGGCTATGCAttaaaatgacacagttcgtttgaatggctattaaCTTGCGTAAGCCACACAccagttttcgtggtttatctaacccctgagccattgtggacccgtgtgatccactttcctttgtttcacaatttagtcgtcagtttatgatttcaatgcgactcgctgtatctgcaatactcgtatcacgttattgtgtacctctgaatctaaaatgcaacaaacgactgcgagtcacactgacgaacttatcggcggggGTTGGGTTCAAAAAAGCAAGCGCTAtgcaaaaaaatcgtctgcttgggcaaacacgaccttgcgtgacctgcttcagggctcccttttttcaaactttcaaaacttcgaattgtactgatcttgttttgatgaaaaaagaattatttcatgatttaaaaatgtttgtgtaacaatctgtcaatttattatttagattttaaaagttaagtCCAGCTCCAAAACGAGGCTTCCGATTTGTCTAATGGTAAATCCGTTCTGACTGcacgaaataaattctttgaaaatgtctcactctcaacGGAAAACaaccaggatgttcccgttcggtgagagTTCAAATGGtagtatgtttgtactgtatgtaaaggctcggggagctcagtgatcagaaacggatggtttacgggaggctgagtgtgcctttaaggtggTGGGCATACCCATGATAATAAGGCACACAACAACAGTGCTTACACACAAACAGGAAGGTCTAGACGCAGTTCGATCGATCTCCACGCCTCCTGGTTGGGGGTTTGAGACAAGGCTTAACTACTCAGACTTGCAAAATCCCAGTCGTTACGGAGATTGTAGAAACTGCTGCTGCGCTTTGTTATCCCCGGAAAGCAGATGCTTGAAAAGAAGAAACTCAAACACAACGACAAAGCACaatcaaacaacaacagcaacgaaGCAGTCCTCACCATGACCATTTTGTGCATGGGTGGGTGTATCCCTGCCGGCTCTTCACCAATGGGGTCGTCCATGGCCAGGTTGATCACGCCCCCTGACGGCAATATAACTTGACCTGGACCCAGATACGCCGTTCTCGGGGCCCGAGTTAGGACTTCCCGAGAGGCGTTGCTCGGGTGCTCTCACGTTTTGCTTTGCTGATGCCATTGGGAAGCGAATAATGGGCGCAGCTGAAGGAAAGCGTAAGACGCCACGCTCTGGAGCGCCTGCCATGTCGGAATGATCCGGCGAGACATGTGGATTCACCCCCTCGCCCTCTCCCTGGTGTCCGTCGCGCTTTACCGAGAGCTGGACGTCTTGAGAAGACAGGCTGTTCTTCGAGGCGTGGTCAGGAGGGCTCTGGTCGTTTAGCCCATCCCTCGGTGAGGAGCTGGAGACAATTCCCACGGGAAAGGTTATAGGAGTAAAGGAGATGCCTTGGCTGGTGTAGCCTGCATGAGCTTGGTCGGAGatggaaggaggaggaggaggggccGTTGGGGGTTTCCCAGCTGCCTCGTGCATGTTGGTGAAAGAAGAGCCTGCAATGAATAAGGTGACAGTGATTATTCGGTTGAAAACTATTGCGATGCTGTCcccaaaacaaatacacactgTCGAGCCTAGAAGACTCTGCGACATGGAACATAATAATTCCCTTGTATGAAAGACacaatccttcccgtgtaagCTATCGTGTCTGTCACCACGAGCTCTTCTAAAGTCCTCGATTTTTACCTTAGAGTTCTTCTTTTGACATTTGGTCAATGATCCGGCAGAATGAGAATAAAGAGGGAGGCgggttttatgtgtgtgtgtgtgtgtgtgcgtgcgtgcgtgtgtgtgtgtgtgtgtgtgtgtgtgtgtatatgtgtgtgtgtgtgtgtatgtgcgtgtgcgcgcgtgtgtgtgtgtgtgtgtgtgtgtgtgtgtgtgtctgtctgtctgtatgtgtgtgtgtgtgtgtatgtgtgtgtgtgtgtgtgtgtgtatgtgtgtgtgtgtgtgtgtgcgtgtgtgtgtgtgtctgtgtctgtgtctgtgtctgtatgtctttgcgtgcgagcgtgcgtgcgtgtgtgcgcttgcgtgtgcgtgtgtgtgtaggtctATTCCCAGAAAACTATTTGAATGATCTTTATCAAACTTTTCATGTTAATCTTTCCAGATAATATCCGCACTGTAGCGACCTTATTTCAGTCAAATGGTTGGGAATTTTGGTCAAACGTTGTTTAACCCGCTCCGAACTATGGAATTGTATTTTAGATTAAAAACTTCAAAAATATATTTCATTTATTTGGTAACAAAATCTTGTTTGAAATCGAAATTGCAATAACAGACACAAGGGTAGTTCCATTGCATTCCTAATTTGCTTACTGAATCCAAAAGTTTATGTATAGATACGTAATGTCATGTTTGAActgatttacacacacaaaatgtttcTTGCACATTATGTCCCCTGTGTACACGATACTGTGCTGTCTCGGTCGACGGGTTTCGGTCAGCAAGGACTCAGACTCGGTGAAGACTTTTTAATTCTGTTCTGTTGCTTAGATCGACAGACTTAATGTTTTTGTgccgctttacgcgacttgcaATTAAGACCCCAAAAATCACTTCAATCCGGCTTCAAACTCCAATCAACAAATACatagtcacacacaaaaataattctacactacccgtcataaaaaaagtACACAGATACATTTTGCTGCAGATCTTTGCAATATTatattaaaaccaagtatattgttgttgttgttgttgttgttgttgttgttgttgttgttgttgttgttgttgttgttgttgttgttgtagacaAATAGGCGAAAGGCGGgcggtcagacagacaaacagacagacaggcagacagacagacagacagacaagcaggcagatagacagacagacagaaaaatagaTAGATGATAGATAGTtagatagttagttagttagttagttagatagatagatagatagatagatagatagatagatagatagatagatagatagatagatagatagatagatagatagataggcaTGCATTTATTCAATCACAACAATAAATACATAAGtagataaatacataaataaataagtaaataaataaagagataaataaacagataaataaacaaaaatatatttaaaaaattaatgaataaataaataaataagtataTCAATaaacagataaataaataaataaatagatatataaatagataaataaataaataagtaaatcaataaatagataaataaatagataaataaataaataaataaatagataaataaatagataaataaaaaaaatgaataaatagataaataaataaataaataagcaaTATCAAAGAAACTGACATACTCATGATACTCCTCGTCCTGTGATTCCTCAAGTGAAAACCCTATCAACATTAACAAAACAACAGACGAAAACAACCAGTTCCCTGCTCGTCCAATTTCACTGAGACCAATGCAAGAAGCTCATCATTAAAATGTAGCAATACAGCACGTATTTCCAACATTTCGCAATGACAATCTCTCTTCCCCTTTGAACAAATTAAAAAATCTACAGGGGATGTGTTGTCATGATTTTGAGACGTAATGACAGCAGGCATGGCTAAATACCCATGTAAGCCTACTTTCCAAAACGGCCTCCGGCTACGGGTGTACTGCTAAAAACTAGGCCGGAGGGGGTGATGCAGTGAGGGGGGTGGAGGCTGGATTGTGCAAGGCGTGCAAAAATGCAATATAAGTAGGGCCAGGCACAAGAGGGTTCTGTGACGTTTTAAAAAGTACAGCGTAGGATTCGACGTATTCAACAGAATCCGACATGGCAAGATTATGATTCTATCCCAGTGGTcttttggataaaaaaaatcggAACTTCGATCTCAGGCAGATGAAATTAGAGTCGGTGGTTTGTGACCAAAGATTCTCGTTTCATCCAGCGACTCCTCAGCGATTTACCAATGAGTTGTGGCAGACTTTCATTATCGAGCGTCCCGATTGGgttagtttaaaggcacagtaagcctcccgtaaaccatcacaaatactgtcaggctttttcacacagtacaaacaccctttcatttaaacactcaccgcttcagaacatcctaggtgccctccgtaaagagcgagcaattttcaaagaatttatttttgcgtgtgatccagtttcctttttttcacaatttagtcgtcagtttgtgatttcaatgcaactcgctgtaagcttacttgcaatagcacgttattgtgtacctctgaatctaaaacgccacaaacggctgcgaactagagcggtggcggttgacggttcagaggaactggcgctaggcacaaccgtcgtctgctacgagaaagacgttctgcgtgacacgtttccggacttttcttttttcaaactttcaaaacttcgaattgtactgatcttgtcttgatgaaaaaagaattcttttatgatttaagaatgtttgtgtaacaagctgtcaatttattatttagattttaaaagttaggtctagcgccaaaacgcacgtccgattgtctgatcagacaatccgcaaaattaattctttgaaaattgctctctctttacgtagggcacctaggatgttctcaagcagtgattgtttaaacgaaagggtgtttgtactgtgtgtaaaagcctgacagtgtctgtgatggtttacgggagacgtactgtgcctttaaagaaacTTGTTTAcaacggtttgtgtgtgtgtttttacatttagtcaagttttgactaaatgttttaacatagaggggggaatcgagacgagggtcgtggtgtatgtgcgtgtgtgtgtgtgtgtgtgtgtgtgtgtgtgtgtgtgtgtgtgtgtgtgtgtgtgtttgtgtggtgtatgtgtgtgtatgtgtgtgtgtgtgtgtgtgtgtgtgtgtgtgtgtgtgtgtagagcgattcagactaaactactggaccgatctttatgaaattttacatgagagtttctaggaatgatatccccggacgtttttttctctttttcgataaatgtctttgatgacgtcatatccggctttttgtaaaagttgaggcggcactgtcactccctcatttttcaatcaaattgattgaaattttggccaagcaatcttcgacgaaggccgaacttcggtattgcatttctgtttggtggcttaaaaattaattaatgactttggtcattctgaaaattgtaaaaaaaaatattgttttataaaacgatccaaatttacgttcatcttattctccatcatttttttttattccaaaaacatataaatatgttatatttggattaaaaacaagctctgaaaattaaaaatataaagattatgatcaaaattaaatttccgaaatcgttttaaaaactatttcatcttattccttgtcggtttctgattccaaaaacatatagatatgatatgtttgaattaaaaacacgctcagaaagttaaaacgaagagaggtacagtaaagcgtgcaatgaagcacagcgcaaccgctaccgcgccaaacaggctcgtcactttcactgccttttgcactagcggcggactacgttcagtttcattctgtgagttccacagcttgactaaatgtagtaatttcgccttacgcgacttgttttttattcaacTGAATCAGTCAGGGGTTTTTGTTTCTCGATTGCTGTTATTGAAGTTCCAATAGCCGAAGTGACTGAATGTGTAATAAAATAAATGTGCTCTGTATTTATCTATCTataattatgtctgtctgtctgtctgtctgtctctctgtttgtctgcatgtctgtcgctctgtctctctcaattTATTGTTCTATctatctctgtccctctgtatatttttctttttgtgtcaCACCCCTTCAGTCATAATTATGGGGCTATGGCCTTAATGAataaaccatccatccatccctctgtctctctctctcgcacgcacgcacgcacgcacgcacgcacgcacacacacaaacacacacacaaacacacaaacacacacacacacacacacacacactcaacacacacacacatacacacacacacacacacacacacacacacacacaaacacacacaaacacacacacattatatataattatatacgccAAAATAAGACAGACATAAAACCGACGTGACATAAATGAAATCACCTTTGCATATTtcattttatatatatacaattgCAAGTCAGATTCTGATTTTTGTTAAACGGGAATTATCACATGATGCATGCTAGTTATGATTTTGTATGCACAACGACTACAGACAGTAATCGAAGTATAAGTAGAGATTGTGTACAGAATGACTGTCAAGATACTCTATATAGAGTACAGGTTACATTCACTTCGATGCCTAATCAGGATTAGTGCTAAGTACATATATGTACATTACAATCAAAATaagacattattattatttacaaCCTGAAAAAACGACttaagacaaaacaaaatagagCTTAGAAATGATATAAAATGATAAATCTGTAATTTGAATACAAAAATGTGTGTACGAAATATTTCAGTTCAAGTAGTGTAAGAGCATAACTTTTATGATGtgctaagtgtgtgtgtataaatgtGATAGAGTATTTCAGTGCGGCAGACATTACACATTATACATACATTACAAaggacatacatatatatacatattcgCACAAAATATTCACTCGATCTACAGTCAATGGGTAAGGGTTAAAGAAAAGGGGGGAGTTGAAAATATTCGAATATTTTGCCTCCTTAATTTTCAACAAGCCACACGTCCGAAAATTACTCAACAAATAAACACAGAACGACACAGATTTCCAGCTGGCTCCAAACTCGAGTTTTCACAATACCAGTTGAGAGTTTCTTAAAGCCAAAGGTAATGGTATTTACAGAATGTACAAGTAATTCATTCCCATCCCGGCTATTAGACACAAAAAGTTAACCAATCAAAATATGAAGCCTAGCTGTCCGACATAGACACTAAAGGCACCAGACAGCGGGTCTGTTATGTCCAGATAGGTCCAGTGAGAAAGCAACTGTTCCTGTTATGCTAAGAGCActcttgcacgcacgcacgcacgctagcAGGCACGcaagcactcacgcacgcacgcacatacgcacgcacgcacgcacgcacacacgcacgcacgcacacacacacacacacacacacacacacacacacacacacacacacacacacacacacacactcacattcacatTCTGACAACACAATCGCACGGCCAAACATGCAAACTTTGGTTGTCGTTTTTAGCACTGGTATTTAGCTTTCTGGTAGCTCGATCTCACACCAAGACCCGAAGTTGTAATGACCACGTAGGTTTCAAACAGGCAACTCAAAACGTCTTATTACCAAAGCGTACAGAACTAGGGCCCGTAAGAGCCTAGAAATATGACATCTATAACTATGTCATTGACTGAAAGATCAGATAACTTAACTTGTGCCCATGTATAAGAGCCTAGAAATGTTTCATATATAATTTTGTCATTGACTGTACAAGTGATCATTTGTCTTTCGGGCGTGTTCCAGTACAGTACCGTCAATAGTTGGTACACGCGTGGCAGATTCATGGCAAGTTCACGCGTGGCATGTTCCAAGACAGATCACGCGTGGCATGTCCAGAGATGATACACGCGTATAGCAGGTTCACAGACAGATCACGCGTGGCAGGCTGTTCCGGAGTTGATTCACGCGTATCATGTCTACACCCACATCAAGTGTCGAGTTGATTTACGCGCAGCAGGTTTTAAGACAGATCACGCGTGGCAGATCCAAATTTGATTCACGCGTAGCAGGTCCACATACAGATCCTGTGTGGCAGATCCAAATTGATTTACGCGTATCAGGTCCACAGACAGATCACGCGTGACAGGTCAAGATTGTTTCACACGTTGCAGgtccaaaaacatatcacgCGTGGCAGGTCAAGATTGTTTCACACGTTGCAGgtccaaaaacatatcacgCGTGGCAGATCCAGAGTGGATTCACGCGTAGAAGATCCACATTTAGTTCCCACGTACCTGATTCACACTTCAGGTGTACGAGATCCATATTCGATTCATGCGCAGCAGATCCACATTCAGTCGACGTTTAGATCTACAGTCCGCTTACGCTTCGCAGATCCACATTCATTTCACGTGCAGCACGCCCACAATCATTTCATGCGGAGTAGATCTAATTTCAACCCACGCTTAGCAGGCCTACTGTCAAGTCACGCGTAGAAGTTTGCACAATCTGTTAACGCGTAGCAGGTTGACAGTCAGATCACGCGTAACAAGAACTGAGATGGGGTGCCAGCGGCGTAGAAGGAGCACCGATGCCAGACGCGTGAAAGGCCGGGTACATGCTCCCGGGGTGGTTGTGGTGGGGGTGGGACTGAGGGTGTCCCGCCCAGTAGGCGTGGCTTGGACCGAGGAGGGCGGGGTTCATCTGAGGGTGGGGAGGGGCGTAGGGCGGAAGGGGAGGCTTGGGCGTGGCCCCGTAGTGTGCTGGTGAGCCAAGCATCCAGTCCGGGGGACGGTAGGAAGGGGGCGTGTCGGCTGGGGACGTGGGCTGTATGGCCTGGGCCAATCCTGCGAAGTCAAACCTGTGGAAAAGAAATATGGATGTTGTATGTTTGTTCTCGCGAGACAGTAGaacatagacagatagacagacagacaactagacaaacagacagacagacagacagacaaaaggatagacaaagggacagacaaaaggacagacagacagacagacagacagacagacagacagacacacacacacacacacacacacacactcaaacaaacaaaacacacacacacacacacacgcacacgcacacacacaaacaaacaaaatatccacacacacacgcaaacacacacacacacaaacacacacacaaacacacacatacacgcagacacaattttgtcactcactcacttattAACACGGCCCTTTAAGGTCCCGAATGCTTAATTAAAGTCAGCATAAGCATAAGTTTGTCACGAATTTCAAGCTTGCAAAACACGACCACGCTCAGGGCGCTGAACCATACTGCCACAAAACCAATGATGAAAAAGATTTAACATCATTAGTGACAGCAGTGACCGTTTAGTAACAAATTTTGCTACCACATTTCAAGCCACAAAACCCACATTTAGATCAAGTAATTGCCCTGAAAgcgcggcgtgtggctgcctgaatggtggggtgaAAACATTCATAcaggtaaaaacccactcgtgcaaaaacataagtgaacgtgggagtttcagcccatagacgaagaagaagaagaagaagaacaacaacaacaacaacaacaacaacaacaacaacaacaacaacaacaacaaggagaagaagaaaaagaaaaataggaagaagaagaacaacaagaaaaagaacaacaacaacaacaacaacaacagcaaaaccaaCAGCAACAAttactactacaacaacaacaacaacaacaacaacaaaaacaacaacaattactactactactacaactactactactactaccgtaaaatccctagcataagcccaccatctagcaaacgcccaccccccactttgggccaaaagttgtgcacaggggtaactacctagcaaacgcccaccctgcttttttcaaagagactataggctcactttcactaggatttgtgcagactgttctaaaagtaatctttttccccttctttaccttttcgtgtttctttcctttttatatttagtcaagttttgactaaatattttaacatcgagagggaatcgaaacgagggtcgtggtgtatgtgcgtgtgtgcgtgtgtgcgtgtgtgcgtgtgtgtgtgtgtctgtgtgtgtgtgtagagcgattcagactaaactactggaccgatctttatgaaatttgacatgagagttcctgggtatgaaatccccgaaagtttttttcatttttttgataaatgtctttgatgacgtcatatccggcttttcgtgaaagttgaggcggcactgtcacgccctcatttttcaaccaaattggttgaaattttggtcaagtaatcttcgacgaagcccggacttcggtattgcatttcagcgtggtggcttaaaaattaattaatgactttggtcattaaaaatctgaacattgtaaaaaataataaaaatttataaaacgatccaaatttacgtttatcttattctccattatttgctgattccaaaaacatataaatatgttatattcggattaaaaacaagctctgaaaattaaatatataaaaattattatcaaaattaaattgtccaaatcaatttaaaaacactttcatcttattccttgtcggttcctgattccaaaaacatatagatatgatatgtttggattaaaaacacgctcagaaagttaaaacaaagagaggtacagaaaagcgtgctatccttcttagcgcaactactaccccgctcttcttgtcaatttcactgcctttgccatgagcgttggcctgacgatgctacgagtaaaatggcattgcgttcagtttcattctgtgagttcgacagctacttgactaaatattgtattttcgcattacgcgacttgtttcttttttccttcacttctactcacacgacctaacttacatgctttcggggtttgtattcactcaattgCACGGctgagcacaaaacttactttgtgcggcaaaggggtctatccctagcaaacgcccaccccccaatgtTGCCCTAAATCTGtccacagggggggtgggcttatgccagggattttacggtactactactactactactactactactactactcctactacaacaacaacaacaacaacaaccacaacaaccacaacaacaacaacaacaacaacaacactatttCTACACGTTGGTACAAGGACAGCTTAATACTGAGATGAACACGCCATCTGGTTGCAGCATACAAGTATAATAGAGCACTGACCTGTAAGCGTATCTCTTGCCGTGCACCTTGGTCATGATGTTCTTGTCGTAGTAATAACGCAGCGCCCTACTCAACTTATCGTAGTTCATGTTGGGTTTGGACTTGCGCTCCCCCCAGCGGCGAGCGACCTCGTCAGGGTCCACCAGCTGTGTGAAAAAATTATTATCTCAATTGATCAATCTCAactttgaaaaaataaaaaataaaaaataaataaagtctTCATCTAAGGTCAATGTTTGGTCcggaataaaagctggttcttgtgggcggggatatagctcagttggtagcgcgctggatttgtattcagttggccgctgtcagcgcgagttcgatcccaggttcggcggaaatttatttcacagagtcaactttgtgtgcagactctcttcggtgtccgaaccaccccccgtgtatactacattgggtgtgcacgttaaaggtcccacgattgacaaaagggtctttcctggcaacattgcttaggcacagttaataattgtctacctatacccgtgtgacttggaataaggccgtgaaaggtaaatatgcgccgacatggctgcaatctactggccgtataaaatttcatctcacacggcatcactgcagagcgcctagaactgtacccacggaatatgcgcgatataagcctcattgattgattgtatgACTGTACCGTACGTGAAGGCGGACTTATAAATTGAGCCCGAAgccgacttcgcgaagtcttcaagttttaccgaaaactcagaaggctacttaaagccatatgtactcgatgactatacacgctaattgctttaccaacagctggagacatgctaaattaagttccctgcaaaatattgtggtctaggaccccttcaatgttgagatatgttaattttcattttgatctggatcgtcctatttatagatttgccaacagaggtagcgttgacgcaagggaaataactccgcgtctttgtttacatccaaagtttttgagactctaaaacaagctgtaatgcatgtatatggtccgcgcatggcgacatatcgtcattacatggtcttatggtgcgtttgacatcgattatgggcaaactacactttgtaaacacgggagcgcgtacatatgcctttaagctttGTGTGGCCAGCTTTGCAAAGTTTACTTAACGTAGTCGACTTAGTTTGAGTGCCTTGGGGAATGGGGAACATTTGAGCATGCGGCGATAATCTtcttttgaggatgaaagttgcttgttctTTTCAAtgattgttattctctcaggtgctagGAGACTAGTTCCGCGTTAATGtcactcactctattacacgtgccgtatgcatttagagcgcttacttccctttcttTATCAGACTGATGTTTAGATAGCCTCATTTGTGTAAGATTCTCCACCTCAACTCGTTTATCTTCTTGGCCTCCGTTACATGCAGTAACGCCATCTATACTTTTGGTAGTTATGATGGACAAACTAACGATGTCGACCTTCACCTATAGTGTAAACCGTGTGAATAGTGCCGTGTATAGTAACTGCGGGCTTTTGTCATTATAACTGCCGTAAGAAATCTAATTGTTTAATCGCAGAATTTGATAATCTTATAGCAAAAAAAGGATAAATTCGCACAAACTCTGAGATAGAATCTGGCCATTTCTGCACAAACAGTCACTGTGGTCAAACTTATCGATTTTGAGTTTTCTTAATTTTATTTGAAAGTTTGCTCTGTTTGTTGGAATGCGATCTGAGAACGTCAGACCTTGTAAGTCAAATTCACAGAGTTATGGCCCTTGTAATATATATAGCGGACCACAGTATATCTgatacagtgcaaccccccttttaagacccccctaattttaagattccctcccttttaagaccttgttttctcagacttctgttcagaacctctgtaaatttatccccattttaagacaccctcctttttaagtcctgattgtctcagatttttggaggtcttaaaaggggggttcaatTATAAGTACATGTCCTACGTATGTAccttaccggcacggttggcctagtggtaaggcgtccgccccgtgatcgggaggtcgtgggttcgaaccccggccgggtcatacctaagactttaaaattggcaatctagtggctgctccgcctggcgtctggcattatggtgtcagaataatgtgactgggtgagacatgaagcctgtgctgcgacttctgtcttgtgtgtggcgcacgttttatgtcaaagcagcaccgccctgatatggcccttcgtggtcggctgggcgttaagcaaacaaacaaacaaacaaacgtatgtACCTTAAACTCTCCGTTCGTTCCTTCCCAGGTGATACAACCAGCGTTACGACTGTCTGACAACAGCTCCAGCAGAAACTGCCACAACTGTATCTGTCCTGAGCCTGAAAACACACATTATTGAAGCTGTCCGTTACAAAAATA carries:
- the LOC138961379 gene encoding transcriptional regulator ERG homolog; the protein is MRREDLMQMVGPYEADVLLTSLTYLRRACMSPMSADGMTSNGRHWACAPAPAHDPLTSVSRQDADLSKCSWFANAATASRSFGYSQPTFSSSCLGKSYADPPSPTWRMQDPYKLFGQLTSRLCSTGSGQIQLWQFLLELLSDSRNAGCITWEGTNGEFKLVDPDEVARRWGERKSKPNMNYDKLSRALRYYYDKNIMTKVHGKRYAYRFDFAGLAQAIQPTSPADTPPSYRPPDWMLGSPAHYGATPKPPLPPYAPPHPQMNPALLGPSHAYWAGHPQSHPHHNHPGSMYPAFHASGIGAPSTPLAPHLSSCYA